One window from the genome of Azospirillum sp. B510 encodes:
- a CDS encoding energy-coupling factor transporter transmembrane component T family protein: MLGLYLHRDSAVHRLPAWAKLGGLLLVTVAVLALPGAWGALAAGLIGAALLAAGRLPVRRVLAELRGPVAMLTFLFGFQALLAGGGWEETAIAVARFAALILLATLVTLTTRVMDMVDLFERLFGLLRPLGVNPAKMALMLALTIRFIPLLGEQVREVRMAQRARGVERDMAALFVPLLVKILTIADDLTAALEARGYDPAETGIEDGQTKNSPQR; this comes from the coding sequence ATGCTTGGGCTCTACCTGCATCGGGACTCCGCCGTCCACCGCCTGCCAGCGTGGGCGAAGCTGGGCGGGCTGCTGCTGGTGACGGTGGCGGTGCTGGCATTGCCCGGCGCCTGGGGGGCGCTGGCCGCCGGCCTGATCGGCGCCGCGCTGCTCGCGGCGGGGCGGCTGCCGGTCCGCCGGGTGCTGGCGGAGCTGCGGGGACCGGTCGCCATGCTGACGTTTCTATTCGGTTTCCAGGCGCTGCTGGCCGGCGGCGGCTGGGAGGAAACCGCCATCGCCGTCGCCCGCTTCGCCGCGCTGATCCTGCTGGCGACGCTGGTCACGCTGACCACCCGCGTGATGGACATGGTCGACCTTTTCGAGCGGCTGTTCGGCCTGCTGCGCCCGCTCGGGGTCAATCCGGCCAAGATGGCGCTGATGCTGGCCCTGACCATCCGCTTCATCCCCCTGCTCGGCGAGCAGGTGCGCGAGGTGCGGATGGCCCAGCGCGCCCGCGGCGTCGAACGCGACATGGCCGCCCTGTTCGTTCCGCTGCTGGTCAAGATCCTCACCATCGCCGATGATCTGACCGCCGCATTGGAGGCGCGCGGCTACGACCCGGCCGAAACCGGAATTGAAGACGGCCAAACAAAGAACAGTCCCCAACGATAA
- a CDS encoding ABC transporter permease, with protein MKTHSSTGSLATWSGYRINLVGLVSFCVVLFWALVALLAPTIAPHSVGEMIDIDYFGPMRPGLWLGSDYLGRDMLSRIIYGARYTVGISLAAVSIACFTGVVLGMTSAVLRGPVDMVVSRVLDAMNSIPSKLFGLMVVAAVGSSIPVLILTLSVIYVPGAYRFSRALAVNIDTMDFIMVARIRGEKLPYLIGAEILPNIIGPVLADLGLRFVFIVLLLSGLSFLGLGVQPPYADWGALVRENIGGLPFAAPAVIVPSLAIATLTISVNLLIDNLPQKIRDRSAS; from the coding sequence ATGAAGACACATTCCTCCACCGGTTCCCTCGCGACATGGTCCGGCTACCGGATCAACCTTGTCGGGTTGGTCAGCTTCTGCGTGGTGCTGTTCTGGGCGCTGGTCGCCCTCCTCGCTCCCACCATCGCCCCCCATTCGGTGGGGGAGATGATCGACATCGATTATTTCGGCCCGATGCGGCCCGGCCTGTGGCTGGGGTCGGATTATCTCGGCCGCGACATGCTGTCCCGCATCATCTACGGCGCCCGCTACACCGTCGGCATCTCGCTGGCCGCGGTGTCGATCGCCTGCTTCACCGGCGTGGTGCTGGGCATGACCTCCGCGGTGCTGCGCGGGCCGGTGGACATGGTGGTCAGCCGCGTGCTCGACGCCATGAACTCCATCCCCAGCAAGCTGTTCGGCCTGATGGTGGTGGCGGCGGTGGGCTCCTCCATCCCCGTGCTGATCCTGACCTTGTCGGTCATCTACGTCCCCGGCGCCTACCGCTTCAGCCGGGCGCTGGCGGTGAACATCGACACGATGGATTTCATCATGGTCGCCCGCATCCGGGGTGAAAAACTGCCCTATCTGATCGGTGCGGAGATCCTGCCCAACATCATCGGCCCGGTGCTGGCCGACCTCGGTCTGCGCTTCGTCTTCATCGTGCTGCTGCTGTCGGGCCTGTCCTTCCTGGGGCTGGGCGTCCAGCCGCCCTATGCCGACTGGGGCGCTCTCGTGCGCGAGAACATCGGCGGCCTGCCCTTCGCGGCACCGGCGGTGATCGTGCCGTCGCTGGCCATCGCCACCCTGACCATCAGCGTCAATCTGCTGATCGACAATCTTCCGCAGAAGATCCGGGACCGGAGTGCCTCCTGA
- a CDS encoding energy-coupling factor ABC transporter ATP-binding protein, with the protein MIELRSVSHAYGDRPVLHDLSLRLAERRIAILGGNGSGKSTLARLLNGLILPTAGTVAVDGLDTRTEGRAVRQRVGFVFQNPDTQIVYPTVEEDLAFGLKARKLPKDEIARRVAGALERYGLDRYRHQPAHQMSGGEKQLLAIAGVLVLDPAYVIFDEPTTLLDLRNRRKVIELLRGLPQTLIVVTHDLDMVMDFDRALVLEDGRIVTDAPPAEAVPAYVRRLG; encoded by the coding sequence ATGATCGAGCTCCGCTCCGTCTCCCACGCCTATGGCGATCGTCCCGTCCTGCATGACCTGTCGCTGCGGCTGGCGGAACGGCGCATCGCCATCCTTGGCGGCAACGGTTCGGGGAAGAGCACGCTGGCGCGGCTGCTGAACGGGCTGATCCTGCCGACCGCCGGCACCGTCGCCGTCGATGGGCTCGACACCCGGACCGAAGGCCGCGCCGTGCGCCAGCGGGTCGGCTTCGTCTTCCAGAATCCCGACACCCAGATCGTCTATCCGACGGTGGAGGAGGATCTGGCCTTCGGACTGAAGGCGCGCAAACTGCCGAAGGACGAGATCGCCCGCCGCGTCGCCGGCGCGCTGGAGCGTTACGGCCTCGACCGCTACCGCCACCAGCCGGCCCACCAGATGAGCGGTGGCGAGAAACAGTTGCTCGCCATCGCCGGGGTTCTGGTGCTGGATCCCGCCTATGTGATCTTCGACGAGCCGACCACCCTGCTCGACCTGCGCAACCGCCGCAAGGTGATCGAGCTTTTGCGCGGACTGCCGCAGACGCTGATCGTCGTCACCCACGATCTCGACATGGTGATGGATTTCGACCGGGCGCTGGTGCTGGAGGATGGCCGTATCGTCACCGACGCCCCCCCGGCCGAGGCGGTGCCAGCCTATGTGCGGCGGCTCGGCTGA
- a CDS encoding LysR family transcriptional regulator, whose amino-acid sequence MQARQLEVFCMLMRCGTVTGAAAMLNISQPALSQILLHAEDQLGFKLFDRVRGRLVPTQEANELYPEAERIFSELGALRRRTLDMRHGRTGLVRLAASAPPSMSIVPKALTAFREAHPDIVVRSLVAPLVSILDMLRSGDVLLGVAMDDMPHPDLHVETVGHVELVCLMPEGHRLAALADIGFADLVEETLISYRVDTLPGRLLAGAIEAEGGVYAPAVEIDLSITALPFVREGIGVAVVDGLLPWSQFSGLVQRPFRPAIRMPIAILTSRERPLSGSHALMRDCLRRAAGTLGPPAPGPGGAERA is encoded by the coding sequence ATGCAAGCCCGCCAACTGGAAGTCTTTTGCATGTTGATGCGCTGCGGAACGGTGACGGGGGCGGCGGCGATGCTGAATATTTCACAGCCGGCCCTGAGCCAGATCCTGCTCCATGCCGAGGATCAACTGGGGTTCAAACTGTTCGACCGGGTGCGCGGTCGGCTGGTGCCGACGCAGGAGGCCAACGAGCTGTATCCGGAGGCCGAGCGCATCTTTTCCGAATTGGGCGCCCTGCGCCGGCGTACGCTGGACATGCGCCATGGCCGTACCGGCCTGGTCCGGCTCGCCGCCTCGGCGCCACCGTCGATGTCCATCGTTCCCAAGGCGCTGACCGCCTTCCGCGAGGCGCATCCCGACATCGTCGTGCGGTCGCTGGTCGCCCCGCTGGTGAGCATCCTCGACATGCTGCGCAGCGGCGACGTGCTGCTGGGGGTGGCGATGGACGACATGCCCCATCCCGACCTGCATGTCGAAACCGTCGGGCATGTCGAGCTGGTTTGCCTGATGCCGGAGGGGCATCGGCTGGCGGCGCTGGCCGACATCGGCTTTGCCGATCTGGTGGAGGAAACGTTGATCTCCTACCGGGTCGACACGCTGCCCGGCCGGTTGCTGGCCGGGGCGATCGAGGCGGAGGGGGGCGTCTATGCCCCGGCGGTGGAGATCGACCTGTCGATCACCGCCCTTCCGTTCGTCCGCGAGGGGATCGGGGTGGCGGTCGTCGATGGGCTGCTGCCCTGGAGCCAGTTTTCCGGCCTGGTCCAGCGGCCCTTCCGGCCCGCCATCCGCATGCCCATCGCCATCCTGACCAGCAGGGAACGGCCGTTGTCCGGCAGCCACGCCCTGATGCGCGACTGCCTGCGCCGGGCCGCCGGCACCCTTGGGCCGCCTGCTCCGGGGCCGGGCGGCGCCGAACGCGCTTGA
- a CDS encoding ABC transporter permease — MKSRVPSLILGRLFIALVTLTIVSFAVFFATTLLPGDTATILLGQAATPEAIAGLRTAMHLDEPALLRFLYWIGGLFQGDLGTSYANHVPVATLIAGRLVNTLKLAGLTTLVSVPLALTLGITAAMWRRTLYDRIVTVATIGVISVPEFVLATLAVLVFAVYLKWLPALSFTYQIDSFAGLLRAYAMPVITLTFGVSAQMIRMTRAAVIETLNTPYVEMALLKGASRPRLVLRHALPNALSPIANAVALSLSYLVGGVIIVETIFNYPGIAKLMVDAVSTRDLPLIQSCAMIFCLGYLLLITAADIVAILSNPRLR, encoded by the coding sequence ATGAAATCACGTGTTCCCTCCCTCATCCTCGGCCGGCTGTTCATCGCCCTGGTCACGCTGACGATCGTGTCCTTCGCGGTGTTCTTCGCCACCACCCTGCTGCCCGGTGACACGGCGACGATCCTGCTGGGGCAGGCGGCGACACCCGAGGCGATCGCCGGCCTGCGCACGGCCATGCATCTCGACGAACCGGCCCTGCTGCGTTTCCTCTACTGGATCGGCGGGCTGTTCCAGGGCGATCTCGGCACCTCCTACGCCAACCATGTGCCGGTGGCGACGCTGATCGCCGGCCGGCTGGTCAACACGCTGAAGCTGGCGGGCCTGACCACCCTGGTCTCGGTTCCGCTCGCGCTGACGCTCGGCATCACCGCCGCCATGTGGCGGCGCACGCTCTATGACCGCATCGTCACCGTCGCCACCATCGGCGTCATCTCCGTCCCGGAATTCGTGCTGGCGACCTTGGCCGTCCTGGTGTTCGCCGTCTACCTGAAATGGCTGCCGGCCCTGTCCTTCACCTACCAGATCGACAGTTTCGCCGGGCTGCTGCGGGCCTACGCCATGCCGGTCATCACCCTGACCTTCGGGGTGTCGGCGCAGATGATCCGCATGACCAGGGCCGCCGTGATCGAAACGCTGAACACGCCCTATGTCGAGATGGCGCTGCTGAAAGGGGCCTCGCGGCCCAGGCTGGTGCTGCGCCACGCCCTGCCCAACGCGCTCAGCCCGATCGCCAACGCGGTGGCGCTGTCGCTGTCCTATCTGGTGGGCGGCGTCATCATCGTCGAGACGATCTTCAACTATCCCGGCATCGCCAAGCTGATGGTGGACGCGGTGTCCACCCGCGATCTTCCGCTGATCCAGTCCTGCGCGATGATCTTCTGCCTGGGATATCTGCTCCTGATCACCGCCGCCGACATCGTCGCCATCCTGTCGAACCCGAGGCTCCGATGA
- a CDS encoding ABC transporter ATP-binding protein → MTNLVEIRGLTVEATTDSGRWIQILKGIDLDIAAGETVAFIGESGSGKTTAAMTLLGYARPGCRISGGTVKIDGHDMVTLSEKERAALRGTTVAYVPQSAAAAFNPAATIMDQVIEVTRIHRLMPPDEARRRAIALFRALSLPNPDSIGDRYPHQVSGGQLQRLAAAMALIGDPKVVIFDEPTTALDVTTQVEVLRAFKAVTAQHRIACVYVSHDLAVVAQIADRIMVLRNGAVQETGSVDDILTRPTHPYTRELLHAFHPDSGGRAAAAEALASNATPLLEINGLSAGYGPPQSNGLPLALAVKGVSLQVKRGANLGIIGESGCGKSTLARTIAGILPACGGTIQFQGRKLWHSARQRNREQLRDLQIVFQHADTALNPAKSIEDIIGRPLTFYHGLRGKARDARIDALLDMVHLPRAMRHRRPAELSGGQKQRVNFARALAAEPKLILCDEITSALDTVVAAAIIDLLKELQRELGLSYVFISHDLSVIEAICDEIIVMYRGQTVETIVPAARQQPQHPYSKLLFSSVPKLDPTWLDSLDIDADRMRVA, encoded by the coding sequence ATGACGAACCTCGTCGAAATCCGCGGCCTGACGGTCGAGGCCACCACCGATTCCGGACGCTGGATCCAGATCCTCAAGGGCATCGACCTCGACATCGCCGCCGGGGAGACCGTCGCCTTCATCGGCGAAAGCGGCTCCGGCAAGACCACCGCCGCCATGACGCTGCTCGGCTACGCCCGTCCGGGCTGCCGGATTTCCGGCGGCACGGTGAAGATCGACGGCCATGACATGGTGACGCTGTCGGAAAAGGAACGGGCCGCCCTGCGCGGCACCACCGTGGCCTATGTGCCGCAAAGTGCGGCGGCCGCCTTCAACCCGGCGGCGACGATCATGGATCAGGTCATCGAGGTGACGCGGATCCACCGGCTGATGCCGCCGGACGAGGCCCGCCGCCGGGCCATCGCCCTGTTCCGCGCCCTGTCGCTGCCCAACCCGGACAGCATCGGTGACCGTTACCCCCATCAGGTGTCGGGCGGTCAGTTGCAACGTCTGGCGGCGGCGATGGCGCTGATCGGCGATCCCAAGGTCGTCATCTTCGACGAACCGACCACCGCGCTCGACGTCACCACCCAGGTGGAGGTTCTGCGCGCCTTTAAGGCGGTGACCGCCCAGCACCGGATCGCCTGCGTCTATGTCTCCCATGATCTGGCCGTGGTCGCCCAGATCGCCGACCGCATCATGGTCCTGCGCAACGGGGCGGTGCAGGAAACCGGAAGCGTCGACGACATCCTGACCCGCCCGACCCATCCCTACACCAGGGAGCTGCTGCATGCCTTCCACCCCGACAGCGGCGGACGCGCCGCCGCCGCGGAGGCGTTGGCCAGCAATGCCACCCCGCTGCTGGAGATCAACGGGCTGAGCGCCGGTTACGGCCCGCCCCAATCGAACGGGCTGCCGCTGGCCCTCGCGGTCAAGGGGGTGAGTCTCCAGGTGAAGCGGGGCGCCAACCTCGGCATTATCGGCGAGTCCGGCTGCGGAAAGTCGACGCTCGCACGCACGATCGCCGGCATCCTGCCCGCCTGCGGCGGCACCATCCAGTTCCAGGGCCGGAAGCTGTGGCACAGCGCCCGCCAGCGCAACCGGGAGCAGTTGCGCGACCTGCAAATCGTCTTCCAGCACGCCGACACCGCGCTGAACCCGGCCAAATCGATCGAAGACATCATCGGCCGTCCCCTGACCTTCTATCATGGGCTGCGCGGCAAGGCCCGCGACGCGCGCATCGACGCGCTGCTCGACATGGTCCACCTGCCCCGCGCCATGCGCCACCGCCGCCCGGCGGAACTGTCGGGCGGCCAGAAGCAGCGGGTGAATTTCGCCCGCGCGCTCGCCGCGGAGCCGAAGCTGATCCTGTGCGACGAGATCACCTCGGCCCTCGACACCGTGGTCGCCGCGGCGATCATCGATCTTCTGAAGGAATTGCAGCGCGAGCTCGGCCTGTCCTATGTCTTCATCAGCCACGACCTGTCGGTGATCGAGGCGATCTGTGACGAGATCATCGTGATGTATCGCGGCCAGACGGTCGAAACCATCGTTCCGGCCGCCCGGCAGCAGCCGCAGCACCCCTATTCCAAGCTGCTGTTCTCGTCGGTGCCGAAACTCGACCCGACCTGGCTCGACAGCCTGGACATCGACGCCGACCGGATGCGGGTGGCCTGA
- a CDS encoding Lrp/AsnC family transcriptional regulator: MKLDRIDIKILHQLQKNGRITNVELAELVNLSPSPCLMRVKKLQAEGYIEGYTAQINVSKLGQTLTVFTEVTLKNHRQVDFARFLAAVKKIEQLLECHLVSGGYDYMLKFVTSGIGEYQEIMEKLTDMDIGIDKYFSYVVLKSPIVRAHMPLTTLFPM; the protein is encoded by the coding sequence ATGAAGCTGGACCGCATCGACATCAAGATTCTGCATCAGCTCCAGAAGAACGGCCGGATCACCAACGTGGAGTTGGCCGAGCTGGTGAATCTCTCGCCCAGCCCCTGCCTGATGCGGGTCAAGAAGCTCCAGGCCGAGGGCTACATCGAAGGTTACACCGCCCAGATCAATGTCAGCAAACTGGGCCAGACCCTGACCGTCTTCACCGAGGTGACGCTGAAGAATCACCGCCAGGTCGATTTCGCCCGCTTCCTGGCCGCCGTGAAGAAGATCGAACAGTTGCTCGAATGCCATCTGGTATCGGGCGGCTACGACTACATGCTGAAATTCGTCACGTCCGGTATTGGCGAATATCAGGAGATCATGGAAAAACTGACCGACATGGACATCGGCATCGACAAGTATTTCAGCTATGTCGTGCTGAAATCGCCGATCGTGCGGGCACACATGCCGCTGACCACGCTTTTCCCGATGTGA
- a CDS encoding NAD(P)/FAD-dependent oxidoreductase, translating to MPAPLQIIASTPSLPDQADVVVIGGGIVGAWTAYYLAQRGLSVALVEKGQVGAEQSSRNWGWCRQQNRDARELPMATRSLDLWDRFAAESGEDTGFTRCGLLYLSNDDQELAGWARWRDFARTVGVTTHMLSGAEAAERGRATGRSWKGGVFSPSDGIADPARAVPAVARAVMKLGGSVHQGCAARGLETSGGRVSGVVTEHGTIRSKVVVMAGGAWASSFCHQIGVRLPLASIRSSILSVGPNPNGLSAGLPDALHTAAVSITRRGDGGHTLAISGRGRVDPTLQQIRFAPQFLPMFARRWRSLLPGGPEGVRSGHETLRRWRLDRATPMERMRVLDPTPDHGTIRLTHERAVALLPGLKDAPITAAWGGYIDSTPDGVPAIGEVGSLPGLILAAGFSGHGFGIGPGAGHLIADLITGQAPIVDPKPYHPERFAGFSAGKVADF from the coding sequence ATGCCCGCCCCTTTGCAAATCATCGCATCCACCCCGAGCCTGCCCGATCAGGCGGATGTCGTCGTGATCGGCGGCGGCATCGTCGGCGCCTGGACGGCCTATTACTTGGCCCAACGCGGTCTGTCGGTGGCCCTGGTGGAAAAGGGACAGGTCGGGGCGGAGCAATCCAGCCGCAACTGGGGCTGGTGCCGCCAGCAGAACCGCGACGCGCGCGAACTGCCGATGGCGACCAGGAGCCTGGATCTGTGGGACCGCTTCGCCGCCGAGAGCGGCGAGGATACCGGCTTTACCCGCTGCGGCCTGCTCTATCTCAGCAACGACGACCAGGAACTGGCGGGTTGGGCGCGCTGGCGCGATTTCGCCCGCACCGTCGGCGTCACCACCCACATGCTGTCCGGCGCCGAAGCCGCGGAGCGCGGGCGGGCGACCGGACGCTCCTGGAAGGGCGGCGTCTTCTCGCCGTCCGACGGCATCGCCGATCCGGCGCGCGCCGTCCCCGCCGTGGCGCGGGCCGTCATGAAACTGGGCGGCTCGGTGCATCAGGGCTGCGCCGCGCGCGGTCTGGAGACCAGTGGCGGGCGCGTCAGCGGCGTCGTCACCGAACACGGCACCATCCGCTCCAAGGTCGTGGTGATGGCCGGCGGGGCCTGGGCCTCCTCCTTCTGCCACCAGATCGGCGTGCGGCTTCCGCTCGCCTCGATCCGCTCCTCGATCCTGTCGGTCGGCCCCAATCCCAACGGTCTTTCGGCCGGCCTGCCCGACGCGCTGCACACCGCCGCGGTGTCGATCACCCGGCGCGGCGACGGTGGCCACACGCTGGCGATCAGCGGGCGCGGGCGCGTCGATCCGACCCTGCAACAGATCCGCTTCGCCCCGCAGTTCCTGCCGATGTTCGCCCGGCGCTGGCGCAGCCTGCTGCCCGGCGGGCCGGAGGGCGTACGCTCGGGCCATGAGACCTTGCGGCGCTGGCGGCTCGACCGTGCGACGCCAATGGAGCGGATGCGGGTGCTCGACCCCACCCCCGACCATGGCACCATCCGGCTCACCCACGAACGGGCGGTGGCCCTGCTGCCCGGCCTGAAGGACGCGCCGATCACCGCCGCCTGGGGCGGCTATATCGACAGCACCCCCGACGGCGTCCCCGCCATCGGCGAGGTCGGCAGCCTGCCCGGCCTGATCCTGGCCGCCGGCTTCAGCGGCCACGGCTTCGGCATCGGCCCCGGCGCCGGCCATCTGATCGCCGACCTGATCACCGGCCAAGCCCCGATCGTCGATCCCAAGCCCTATCATCCCGAGCGTTTCGCCGGCTTCTCCGCCGGCAAGGTCGCCGATTTCTGA